One segment of Fimbriiglobus ruber DNA contains the following:
- a CDS encoding Shedu anti-phage system protein SduA domain-containing protein: MDFKSISPTKREAILARMPLREYFVWWMGVRKKDVNALKRCLATASREEDLQQFLTVNANLLIRHLGGGHGRWVIPKKKFGSEFITDFVIGDRNSDGFRWQAVELESPKSRMFTKAGNPSANLTHAIKQIQDWRAWLVKNQNYAARSVAENGLGLTDITARIEGLVLMGRRSFNDDSTKEIRRQMSDDLNIRFHSFDFLVDNAEGQLSV, translated from the coding sequence ATGGATTTCAAATCTATCAGTCCCACAAAACGCGAAGCCATTCTCGCCAGGATGCCGCTGCGCGAATACTTCGTCTGGTGGATGGGTGTGAGGAAGAAGGATGTGAATGCACTGAAACGCTGTCTCGCTACTGCAAGCAGGGAGGAAGATTTGCAACAATTTTTGACCGTTAACGCAAATCTGTTGATTCGGCATTTAGGCGGTGGACACGGTCGCTGGGTCATTCCGAAGAAGAAATTCGGCTCGGAATTCATCACAGATTTCGTGATTGGGGACAGGAATTCGGATGGATTCCGATGGCAAGCGGTCGAATTGGAGAGCCCGAAGTCTCGGATGTTCACGAAGGCAGGTAATCCTTCTGCGAATCTGACGCACGCGATTAAGCAGATTCAGGACTGGAGGGCATGGTTGGTCAAAAACCAGAATTACGCCGCACGTTCCGTCGCCGAGAACGGATTAGGCCTCACAGATATCACTGCTCGCATCGAAGGGCTGGTCTTAATGGGCAGACGTAGTTTCAACGACGATTCGACAAAAGAGATCCGCCGCCAGATGTCAGATGACCTTAATATCCGTTTTCACAGCTTTGATTTCTTAGTTGACAACGCGGAAGGTCAGCTCTCAGTCTAA
- a CDS encoding HNH endonuclease: MAISDRTRKILWGRSGNSCAYCRRVLIESETQYDSESVVGDECHIIGERPTAARGEMGVGRNDIDEYNNLILLCKVHHKKVDDQPETYPIEKLREMKAAHERWVKERLSNKSTQGQPQFIQLYQIKTGKDIANIIGDAHVFSFDHDEQNTEEEVELVAGFLQNLQDWGETWSEMDSGQHVKARFMLTDEIKGIEAAGLLVFGLREVRKMKLKTNNTAFDWEVATIAVVHPTNPGIIKLGGQIFLIAATPGPGIV, from the coding sequence GTGGCCATCTCCGACAGAACACGGAAAATTCTCTGGGGTCGATCGGGCAATTCATGCGCCTATTGCCGACGAGTTCTCATCGAAAGTGAGACGCAGTACGACTCGGAATCGGTTGTCGGTGACGAGTGCCACATCATCGGTGAGCGGCCGACGGCGGCCCGCGGGGAGATGGGCGTGGGGCGGAATGATATCGATGAGTACAACAACCTAATCCTGCTGTGCAAGGTCCACCACAAAAAGGTGGATGACCAACCTGAGACGTACCCGATCGAGAAACTCCGCGAGATGAAGGCTGCCCATGAGCGGTGGGTAAAGGAGCGGCTTAGCAATAAGTCGACTCAAGGACAGCCCCAATTCATACAGCTTTACCAGATCAAGACTGGGAAAGACATTGCGAACATTATCGGCGATGCTCATGTTTTTTCGTTCGATCACGACGAACAGAACACTGAGGAAGAAGTAGAGTTGGTTGCCGGCTTCCTTCAAAACCTTCAAGATTGGGGCGAAACCTGGTCGGAAATGGATAGCGGGCAGCATGTGAAAGCAAGATTTATGCTAACCGATGAAATCAAAGGCATCGAAGCGGCAGGGCTACTGGTTTTTGGTTTGCGGGAGGTTCGCAAGATGAAACTGAAAACGAATAACACTGCATTCGATTGGGAAGTGGCGACCATAGCCGTTGTCCACCCGACGAACCCTGGCATCATCAAACTTGGTGGTCAGATTTTCCTTATCGCAGCCACACCAGGTCCAGGAATCGTATAA
- a CDS encoding cupin domain-containing protein, producing MSDDVGPSAEELAALYLAGALPDDERKAFEARLAAGWPEAAAALREFENAVRALVAEGEPAEPAPELKGAILARLSPPESSDESPGITFRFFDALAFQPTRYPGMSIRVLHVDQPRNQFTCLIRLEPGAVYPGHPHDGPEECVVLEGEVFVGAVLMRRGDYQRADVGSEHREQRTERGATLFVTAPLSQLYG from the coding sequence GTGAGTGACGATGTCGGGCCGTCCGCCGAAGAGTTGGCGGCCCTTTATCTGGCCGGCGCGCTGCCGGACGATGAACGAAAGGCGTTTGAAGCGCGTCTGGCCGCCGGGTGGCCGGAGGCCGCGGCCGCGCTGCGAGAATTTGAAAATGCGGTCCGCGCCTTGGTCGCCGAGGGCGAACCTGCTGAGCCCGCCCCGGAACTCAAGGGTGCGATTCTTGCTCGCCTTTCCCCCCCTGAATCAAGCGACGAGTCACCCGGGATCACATTCCGCTTCTTCGACGCCCTCGCATTCCAGCCAACCCGGTATCCCGGAATGTCCATCCGGGTATTACACGTCGATCAACCGAGGAATCAGTTTACGTGCCTGATCCGACTTGAGCCGGGGGCGGTGTACCCCGGCCACCCCCACGACGGACCGGAAGAGTGCGTCGTGTTGGAGGGCGAAGTGTTTGTCGGCGCGGTGCTGATGAGGCGAGGGGATTACCAGAGGGCTGACGTCGGGAGTGAGCACCGAGAACAGCGAACCGAGAGGGGTGCGACCCTGTTCGTAACTGCTCCCCTCTCGCAATTGTACGGTTGA
- a CDS encoding sigma-70 family RNA polymerase sigma factor, which yields MSTTDQTLLERIGVGDRDAFAGFYDRYAHHALGLILRLLRNRSEADDVLQETFLQVWNQAAKFDPARSSPDVWVLMIARSRAVDRLRKRQHAASTKLTDLIPIEDTGSGELERQEDAGRVHAALGHLPPEQREPIFLAFFHGLTHDQIARQLTIPLGTVKTRIRLGMNRLRERFSDPLSLGNHT from the coding sequence ATGTCTACGACTGACCAGACTTTACTCGAACGGATCGGCGTGGGTGATCGGGACGCATTCGCCGGTTTTTACGACCGGTACGCTCACCATGCGCTCGGACTAATTCTTCGGTTATTGAGAAACCGGTCCGAGGCGGACGACGTATTACAGGAAACGTTTTTGCAGGTCTGGAACCAGGCCGCAAAGTTCGACCCCGCTCGTTCGTCGCCGGATGTATGGGTACTCATGATTGCCCGGTCGCGGGCAGTCGACCGCCTGCGGAAGCGACAACACGCGGCCTCGACCAAACTCACCGACCTCATTCCCATTGAGGATACAGGATCTGGCGAGTTAGAGCGTCAGGAAGATGCCGGCCGCGTACACGCGGCGCTCGGCCACCTCCCCCCCGAGCAGCGGGAGCCGATTTTCCTGGCTTTTTTTCACGGGCTGACGCACGACCAGATCGCCCGCCAACTGACGATCCCGTTGGGGACTGTCAAAACCCGTATTCGCCTGGGGATGAATCGCCTTCGTGAACGGTTCTCCGACCCGCTTTCCCTTGGTAATCACACGTGA
- a CDS encoding sigma factor codes for MLSTPAQLLGRIAVGDREAFGTFYDLFAPGVFGLILRLVRTRADADAVLQETFHQLWDQAARYDPARSAPDVWVFMIARARALVHAGCPAGPGLATSERAIEGSPDLLARGEREPIRLAYFHGLTYHEIARRLQLPHGAIMTRIHREMLRLSDRLPAEEEMIHDSDAAGDAVGIASRPPRVAAPTCASIRG; via the coding sequence ATGCTCTCGACACCCGCGCAGTTACTCGGCAGGATCGCCGTCGGCGACCGCGAAGCGTTCGGCACCTTTTACGACTTGTTCGCCCCGGGCGTGTTCGGTTTGATTTTGCGCCTCGTCCGCACCCGGGCCGACGCCGACGCGGTTCTACAAGAGACGTTCCACCAGTTGTGGGACCAGGCCGCCCGGTACGATCCCGCTCGATCGGCCCCCGACGTGTGGGTATTCATGATCGCGCGGGCACGGGCACTCGTCCACGCGGGATGTCCCGCGGGTCCGGGGCTGGCGACGTCCGAACGGGCGATCGAGGGGTCCCCGGATCTGTTAGCCCGCGGGGAACGTGAACCGATTCGTTTGGCGTATTTCCACGGGCTGACCTACCACGAAATTGCCCGCCGTCTTCAACTCCCGCACGGGGCCATTATGACCCGCATTCATCGCGAGATGCTCCGACTCAGCGACCGGCTACCGGCGGAAGAAGAAATGATTCACGATTCCGATGCGGCAGGTGACGCGGTCGGAATCGCTTCCCGGCCGCCCCGAGTCGCCGCTCCGACCTGTGCTTCGATACGGGGGTAA